A genomic stretch from Helianthus annuus cultivar XRQ/B chromosome 1, HanXRQr2.0-SUNRISE, whole genome shotgun sequence includes:
- the LOC110910105 gene encoding mitogen-activated protein kinase kinase kinase 18, protein MTTTPNWIRGACIGKGSFGTVNLAVDKSNGTIFAVKSVKQNSGCFLEALENEIGILKSLSSHYIIGYRGDDVTAEPSSVPYRNLHMEYMPGGTVADLNVYDLDDVTLQSYTRCITSALSYLHSKKIIHCDVKGKNVLVGSVQGVAKLADFGSAVKSDGRISGTRGSPLWMAPEVVRGEYQGPESDVWSLGCTVIEMITGKPAWQDRGVDTLVQIGYSLELPKLPAQISDELKDFLSKCLTRSVSERWSCDQLLQHPFLLSCSTLQFNDKKWSPRCVFDWSDTNFSDDNMSEVDNSHVSSNSLDVLHRISELSSDFPSNWESDGWETVRNAVVTVDLSISDEEMTVSLPEYSEPVEENNDDEEWTISRSERTNGDSNGRIHNYDQCTNDHAQGTSSGWNSRDTDHNYSCCMLVLLNCLLLFNLNSSDTFIIKFSFCLILDQFLVSDLIPIHYFRIDYLPTFLANEDLQLCKS, encoded by the coding sequence ATGACCACCACACCCAACTGGATTCGAGGTGCTTGCATCGGCAAAGGCTCATTCGGCACCGTGAATCTCGCAGTCGACAAATCCAACGGCACCATCTTCGCCGTTAAATCCGTCAAACAAAACAGCGGATGCTTCTTAGAAGCTCTGGAAAACGAGATTGGCATTTTGAAATCACTGAGTTCACATTACATCATCGGGTACCGCGGTGACGACGTGACCGCGGAACCCTCTTCGGTACCATACCGAAACCTACACATGGAGTACATGCCAGGGGGCACCGTTGCTGATTTGAATGTATATGATTTGGATGACGTCACCCTTCAGAGTTACACGCGGTGTATAACGTCAGCATTGAGTTACCTTCATTCCAAGAAAATAATTCATTGTGATGTGAAAGGAAAAAATGTCCTTGTCGGTTCGGTTCAGGGTGTTGCCAAGCTGGCGGACTTCGGGTCCGCTGTGAAATCAGACGGTCGGATTTCGGGAACTCGTGGTAGTCCGCTATGGATGGCGCCTGAGGTCGTCCGTGGCGAATACCAAGGACCGGAATCCGACGTCTGGTCTTTAGGTTGTACGGTGATTGAAATGATCACCGGAAAGCCAGCGTGGCAAGACAGGGGAGTTGACACTCTGGTTCAAATTGGGTATTCGTTAGAGTTACCAAAGTTACCAGCTCAAATATCCGATGAGTTAAAAGATTTTCTCTCCAAGTGTTTAACACGAAGCGTTTCAGAAAGATGGAGCTGTGATCAGCTGCTACAACACCCGTTTCTGTTATCCTGTTCCACCTTACAATTCAACGACAAAAAGTGGTCCCCTAGATGCGTGTTCGATTGGTCCGATACGAATTTTTCGGATGATAACATGTCCGAGGTAGATAATTCGCATGTAAGTTCAAACTCATTGGATGTGTTACACAGGATTAGTGAATTATCATCTGATTTTCCATCGAACTGGGAATCCGACGGCTGGGAGACGGTGAGGAATGCTGTAGTCACCGTTGATTTATCAATTTCCGATGAGGAAATGACGGTGAGTTTACCGGAATATTCGGAACCGGTCGAGGAGAATAATGATGATGAAGAATGGACAATAAGCAGAAGTGAAAGGACAAATGGAGATTCAAATGGGAGGATTCATAATTATGATCAATGTACCAACGACCATGCGCAGGGTACAAGTAGTGGTTGGAATAGTAGAGACACGGATCATAATTACAGTTGTTGTATGCTTGTTTTGCTGAATTGTTTATTATTGTTTAATCTGAATTCATCCGACACATTTATTATTAAATTCTCTTTTTGTTTAATTCTGGACCAGTTTCTAGTTTCTGATCTTATTCCAATTCATTACTTTCGTATTGATTACTTACCAACATTTTTAGCTAATGAAGACTTGCAGCTTTGCAAGTCATAA
- the LOC110869119 gene encoding ran-binding protein 1 homolog a: protein MASNDPDHKEEEETTAAEEEDTGAQVAPIIKLEEVAVSTGEEDEDAILDLKAKLYRFDKDGNQWKERGAGSVRFLKHKKTEKVRLVMRQSKTLKICANHLVIPTMSVQEHAGNDKSCVWHAADFADGELKDELFCIRFASVENCKKFMETFQEVAESQKGKEENKDATNAAGLLEKLSVEDKKDEEKKEEEKVEVKEVKEDAAEKVDEVKPADSEKKE, encoded by the exons ATGGCCAGCAACGATCCAGACCACAAGGAGGAGGAGGAAACCACCGCCGCCGAAGAAGAAGACACCGGAGCTCAGGTCGCTCCGATCATCAAGCTTGAAGAAGTCGCCGTCAGTACCGGTGAAGAAGACGAAGACGCTATTCTAGATCT TAAAGCGAAGTTGTATCGGTTTGATAAAGATGGAAACCAGTGGAAGGAACGAGGTGCTGGATCGGTTAGGTTTTTGAAGCATAAGAAGACTGAAAAAGTTCGTTTGGTTATGCGTCAATCGAAAACCCTAAAGATCTGTGCTAATCATTTAG TTATTCCTACTATGTCTGTTCAAGAGCATGCTGGTAATGATAAGTCATGTGTGTGGCATGCTGCTGATTTTGCTGATGGTGAACTTAAGGATGAACTGTTTTGTATCAGATTTGCTTCAGTTGAGA ATTGCAAAAAGTTTATGGAAACGTTTCAAGAAGTGGCCGAGTCTCAAAAAGGCAAGGAAGAGAACAAAGATGCTACAAATGCTGCTGGTCTTCTTGAGAagttaagtgttgaagataaaaaggatgaagagaaaaaggaggaagagaaagttgaagtcaaggaagTCAAAGAGGATGCGGCTGAAAAGGTTGACGAAGTCAAACCAGCTGATTCCGAGAAGAAAGAGTAA